One genomic window of Mucilaginibacter sp. SJ includes the following:
- a CDS encoding MFS transporter, whose translation MINLPDSKDTINKLTLRIAVGAMFFMAGLSFSSWASRIATVQQNLGLSDAGLGAVLFALPVGLMCSLPFSGWIITKIGSKKLVIAALLVYAAALVSLGLAQNTFQLIICLLCFGFASNSVNIAVNTQAVATEQLYQRPIMAFFHGLWSLAGFAGAGIGTFMIANGVIPFHHFSLMLIVIAIGVAVAARYLKDDKVTDSGPVFVMPDKSLIKLGIIAFCSMICEGAMFDWSVIYFKKVVLAPEALVGIGFTTFMFTMAGGRFVADWFAHKFGLKRTLQVSGSLTATGLLIAVAFPYVYTAMAGFLLVGAGVSSVVPMVYSAAGKSKTMSPGVALAAVSTIGFMGFLVGPPVIGFIAGIATLRASFILIACMGISVVVVSTMAKIDSDNTKEELPNETTTVDFSPPVPNPQQQD comes from the coding sequence ATGATCAACTTACCCGATTCAAAAGATACCATTAACAAACTAACGCTCCGCATTGCCGTGGGTGCTATGTTTTTTATGGCGGGATTAAGTTTCTCAAGCTGGGCATCGCGCATCGCTACTGTTCAGCAAAATTTAGGTTTATCTGATGCCGGTTTGGGCGCCGTGTTATTCGCCCTGCCTGTCGGCCTCATGTGTTCCCTGCCTTTTTCGGGCTGGATCATCACCAAAATAGGCAGTAAAAAACTCGTTATCGCCGCGCTATTGGTTTACGCTGCCGCATTGGTAAGTTTAGGCCTCGCACAAAATACGTTTCAGCTTATCATCTGCCTGCTATGCTTCGGCTTTGCAAGCAATTCTGTAAACATTGCGGTAAACACGCAGGCAGTAGCTACCGAGCAGCTTTACCAAAGACCAATTATGGCATTTTTTCATGGCTTATGGAGCCTGGCCGGTTTTGCCGGGGCGGGTATAGGCACGTTCATGATAGCCAACGGTGTTATCCCCTTTCATCATTTTTCGTTAATGCTGATCGTGATAGCGATTGGCGTGGCCGTAGCTGCCCGTTACCTGAAAGATGATAAAGTAACCGACTCCGGGCCTGTGTTTGTAATGCCCGATAAGTCGCTCATCAAATTAGGTATCATAGCCTTCTGTTCCATGATTTGCGAAGGCGCCATGTTCGACTGGAGCGTGATCTACTTCAAAAAAGTAGTACTGGCCCCCGAGGCGTTGGTTGGCATAGGCTTTACTACATTCATGTTCACCATGGCAGGCGGCCGTTTTGTGGCCGATTGGTTTGCTCACAAATTTGGCTTAAAACGCACTTTGCAGGTTAGCGGATCACTGACCGCGACAGGCCTGTTAATAGCGGTAGCTTTCCCTTATGTTTATACAGCCATGGCCGGTTTTTTACTGGTCGGTGCAGGTGTATCATCTGTAGTGCCAATGGTATACAGCGCTGCCGGTAAATCAAAAACCATGTCGCCGGGCGTTGCACTGGCGGCAGTATCAACTATTGGTTTTATGGGCTTTTTAGTCGGTCCGCCGGTTATCGGTTTTATAGCAGGAATTGCTACCCTGAGGGCCTCTTTTATCCTGATTGCCTGTATGGGAATTTCCGTAGTAGTGGTATCAACAATGGCCAAAATTGATTCGGACAATACCAAAGAGGAATTACCCAACGAAACAACAACCGTTGATTTTAGCCCTCCTGTTCCAAATCCGCAGCAGCAGGATTAA
- a CDS encoding DsbA family oxidoreductase — protein sequence MMKVEIWSDVMCPFCYIGKRRFEEALTGFEDKEQIEIEWKSFQLNPDLKTNPNISINQYLADIKGWTLDHAEQMNDHVTQMAAQAGLTYNFSKSVVANSFNAHRLAHLAKKHGLGDAAEEALFRAYFTEGRNIDDTETLIEMGKSIGLNTEEIKQTLESDTYADEVKHDIAEAQYLGVRGVPFFVMNRKYAVSGAQEVAVFKDTLTKAFTGWQEENPTPAFDTIEGESCSLDGDCK from the coding sequence ATGATGAAAGTAGAAATATGGTCGGATGTGATGTGCCCGTTTTGTTATATAGGCAAACGCAGGTTTGAGGAAGCACTGACCGGCTTTGAAGACAAAGAACAGATTGAGATAGAATGGAAAAGCTTTCAGCTAAACCCCGATCTTAAAACCAACCCCAATATCAGCATTAACCAGTACCTGGCCGATATAAAAGGATGGACGCTTGACCATGCCGAACAGATGAACGATCATGTTACCCAAATGGCGGCACAGGCCGGCCTTACCTATAATTTCAGTAAATCGGTTGTGGCTAATAGTTTTAATGCGCACAGGTTGGCTCATCTGGCCAAAAAGCATGGATTGGGAGACGCTGCCGAAGAAGCTTTGTTCAGGGCATATTTTACCGAAGGCCGCAATATTGATGATACCGAAACCCTTATTGAAATGGGTAAGTCGATTGGCTTAAATACTGAAGAAATTAAACAAACGCTTGAAAGCGACACCTACGCCGACGAGGTAAAACACGATATTGCCGAAGCTCAATATTTAGGAGTGCGTGGTGTTCCGTTTTTTGTTATGAACCGCAAATATGCCGTATCAGGGGCACAGGAGGTGGCCGTATTTAAAGATACCCTTACAAAAGCATTTACCGGCTGGCAGGAAGAAAACCCCACACCAGCGTTTGATACAATCGAAGGCGAATCATGCAGCCTCGATGGCGACTGTAAATAA
- the budA gene encoding acetolactate decarboxylase has protein sequence MIFTSLKTSAQQKTTDKNLFSAGYAAGFIGGLYDSYYPYKQLKQHGDFGLGAPGKLDGELMVFNGKLYQTQSTGKTTQLADTGKTPYAVVCFFHAEKTYKYNKPLSKSALFSYLDSILTNQNGIYAIHIKGNFSMVKTRAFPPVDKPYLPLAAMLDRQHFFDFKNIKGDLIGFKIPALMEGAHISGYHFHFLSDDKTGGGHIIDLLADDITIEVETLTSYTIDLPQTPEFNSFDFKKDRKEEIKSVENGKKQ, from the coding sequence ATGATCTTTACAAGCCTTAAAACATCGGCACAACAAAAAACAACTGATAAAAATTTATTCAGCGCAGGTTACGCGGCAGGCTTTATCGGCGGCTTGTATGATTCCTATTATCCATATAAACAATTAAAGCAACATGGCGATTTTGGTTTGGGCGCCCCGGGCAAGCTTGATGGTGAGCTCATGGTGTTTAACGGCAAACTTTATCAAACTCAGTCAACGGGTAAAACAACCCAACTTGCCGATACCGGCAAAACCCCTTATGCTGTGGTTTGCTTTTTTCATGCCGAAAAAACATATAAGTATAATAAGCCTTTATCCAAGTCGGCACTGTTTAGCTACCTTGACAGTATCTTAACCAACCAGAACGGGATCTACGCTATCCACATCAAAGGAAATTTTAGTATGGTTAAAACAAGGGCTTTCCCGCCGGTTGATAAACCTTATTTGCCCTTGGCGGCGATGCTTGACAGGCAACATTTTTTTGATTTTAAGAACATCAAAGGCGATCTCATAGGTTTTAAGATCCCCGCACTGATGGAAGGAGCTCATATCAGCGGCTACCATTTTCATTTTTTATCTGATGATAAAACCGGTGGCGGCCATATCATTGATTTGCTTGCAGATGATATCACCATTGAAGTTGAAACGTTGACAAGCTATACCATTGACCTGCCGCAAACGCCGGAATTTAACAGCTTTGACTTTAAGAAAGACCGTAAAGAAGAGATCAAAAGCGTTGAGAATGGAAAAAAGCAATAA
- a CDS encoding DUF3179 domain-containing (seleno)protein: MRWNSAKIFWIGIILLVVPGLIHAYLLMPFPGSQDLNAITLCYYLEKVIMPLRLIGLLFIVWYLFKFYAKNTFKQKAVKAAVFVLCIGSFYITDYMYKAETMFKETTKAVFANGLKNRVPLSYLVVGVVNNGVAKAYPLIYLGYHHKLQDDVGDKPVLVTYCTMCRTGRVYSPVINGVRQNFRLVGARHFNAIIEDENTKTWWYQATGNAAVGELKGKQLTELPYEQLTLAAWLQKHPETLILQPDRLYTADYADLKNYDRVQAIDRDSTIKNKDSLMRKSWVIGVIINGKAKAYDWRHMYAKRLLNDELNKSSLLIGIEKDSLSYHAWNTSVSGKTLHFKLDDKGMLTDEETASVWDWDGLCLTGTQKGQRLAKIQAYQEYWHSWKHFHPGTVFWKGDESLEQTASIYPPF, from the coding sequence ATGAGATGGAACAGTGCTAAAATATTCTGGATAGGTATCATTTTACTTGTGGTGCCTGGTCTTATTCATGCTTACCTGTTAATGCCATTTCCCGGCAGCCAGGATTTGAATGCTATCACCCTGTGTTACTATCTCGAAAAGGTGATCATGCCGCTGCGCTTGATTGGCTTGCTATTCATTGTTTGGTACCTGTTTAAATTCTACGCTAAAAATACCTTTAAACAAAAGGCTGTTAAAGCCGCTGTTTTTGTGCTTTGTATAGGCAGCTTTTACATAACCGATTATATGTATAAGGCCGAAACCATGTTTAAAGAAACCACAAAAGCTGTTTTTGCCAACGGATTAAAAAACAGGGTGCCGTTAAGCTACCTGGTAGTAGGTGTTGTAAACAACGGTGTCGCCAAAGCTTATCCGCTCATCTACCTGGGCTATCATCATAAGCTGCAGGACGATGTAGGCGATAAACCCGTTTTGGTTACCTATTGCACCATGTGCCGTACAGGCAGGGTTTACAGTCCGGTTATAAACGGTGTAAGGCAAAACTTCAGGCTGGTGGGGGCAAGGCACTTTAACGCTATAATTGAAGATGAAAACACTAAAACCTGGTGGTACCAGGCCACCGGTAACGCGGCTGTTGGGGAGCTAAAAGGAAAACAATTAACCGAGCTGCCTTATGAACAATTAACCCTCGCGGCCTGGTTACAGAAACATCCCGAAACACTCATTTTACAACCCGACAGGCTATACACCGCAGATTATGCCGACCTGAAAAACTACGACCGTGTGCAGGCTATCGACCGTGACAGCACTATAAAAAACAAAGACTCCCTGATGCGTAAAAGCTGGGTAATTGGTGTGATCATAAACGGCAAAGCCAAAGCTTACGACTGGCGCCATATGTACGCCAAACGCCTGCTGAATGATGAGTTGAACAAAAGTTCACTGCTCATTGGCATTGAAAAAGACAGCCTCAGCTATCATGCCTGGAATACATCAGTAAGCGGTAAAACCCTTCATTTTAAACTGGATGATAAAGGCATGCTCACCGACGAGGAAACCGCTTCGGTTTGGGATTGGGACGGCCTGTGCTTAACCGGTACGCAAAAAGGGCAGCGCCTTGCTAAAATTCAGGCCTACCAGGAATACTGGCACTCATGGAAACATTTTCATCCCGGTACCGTGTTTTGGAAAGGAGATGAATCGCTGGAGCAAACGGCATCCATTTACCCACCTTTTTAA
- a CDS encoding heavy metal-binding domain-containing protein, whose translation MKKSFIILALAGLALGACNSAVKSTGKTDSTSTVKKKGKYTCTMHPDLTFDKPGTCPKCGMALVERDTTEDKK comes from the coding sequence ATGAAAAAAAGCTTTATCATTTTAGCCTTAGCCGGCCTCGCCCTTGGCGCCTGCAACAGTGCGGTTAAAAGCACCGGCAAAACCGACAGCACCTCAACCGTAAAGAAAAAAGGCAAATACACCTGCACCATGCACCCCGATCTTACCTTTGATAAACCCGGCACCTGCCCTAAATGCGGTATGGCCCTGGTTGAAAGAGATACTACGGAGGATAAGAAATAG
- a CDS encoding PepSY-associated TM helix domain-containing protein produces MASATVKSNFYKWHRVLGLTALIPVIFWTLSGLSHPFMSNWFRPSIAEEVFKPLPQSRMKPVLSIQQVLDKNNISVIRNFGLVNFNHNTYYQVLDKDSVYNYYSANDGVLLKNGDKLYATYLARYFTQDSTSNIKKIDLQTTFDGQYQPINHLLPVWKISFDRPDGMDIYIETGQSRMGTFNNNTRKAFLWLFEQFHTWQFLADIGGDTFRNVVLLIIMVVMLFALISGLTIYGLMWKKFKSVTQKRKKNGGEDTRIVHRYHRQIGLIVSFVMFTFVISGAFHLAVKLHNTEIPKPDYGQVITRKRLAISNLQLPVADSLIKRMAVVSFNGNSYYQVTDNKKQISYFNTLTGKEQINGDEDYARFLSAYYHTHQDPDKFYGRVKVNQVKQFDNEYGFINKRLPVERVNYADGSNWYIETTSSKLAAKVAGIDRAEGLSFIFLHKYFGMTWAGKDIRDIVSMLAALGVLVVSLFGLASFIKNK; encoded by the coding sequence ATGGCATCTGCAACAGTAAAAAGCAACTTTTATAAATGGCACCGGGTGCTGGGCTTAACAGCCCTCATCCCGGTGATCTTCTGGACACTGAGCGGGCTTTCACACCCGTTCATGTCAAACTGGTTCAGGCCATCAATTGCGGAGGAAGTGTTTAAACCGCTACCTCAAAGCCGGATGAAACCGGTACTCAGCATCCAGCAGGTACTGGATAAAAATAATATCTCCGTTATCCGGAACTTCGGACTGGTTAACTTTAATCACAACACCTATTACCAGGTGCTGGATAAAGATAGCGTGTACAATTACTACTCGGCCAATGATGGGGTATTGTTAAAAAATGGGGATAAGCTATATGCCACTTATCTGGCCCGCTATTTTACGCAGGATTCGACATCTAACATTAAAAAGATCGATCTCCAAACAACATTTGATGGGCAATACCAGCCCATCAATCACCTTTTGCCTGTTTGGAAGATCAGCTTTGACCGTCCCGATGGTATGGACATTTATATCGAAACCGGTCAGAGCCGCATGGGTACATTTAACAACAATACCCGCAAGGCTTTCCTTTGGCTGTTTGAACAATTCCATACCTGGCAGTTTTTGGCTGATATCGGCGGCGATACTTTCCGCAATGTAGTATTGCTCATCATCATGGTGGTAATGCTGTTCGCCCTCATCAGCGGCTTAACTATTTATGGTTTAATGTGGAAAAAGTTTAAATCCGTAACCCAAAAGCGAAAAAAAAATGGCGGTGAGGACACGCGCATCGTTCATCGCTATCACCGGCAGATAGGGCTTATTGTTTCCTTTGTGATGTTCACTTTCGTAATCAGCGGCGCTTTTCACCTTGCCGTAAAACTGCACAATACCGAAATACCAAAGCCTGATTATGGGCAGGTGATCACAAGGAAACGACTGGCTATCTCCAATCTTCAGCTTCCTGTTGCCGATAGTCTCATCAAGAGGATGGCCGTGGTCAGCTTTAATGGCAACAGCTATTACCAGGTAACTGATAATAAAAAACAGATCTCCTACTTCAACACGTTAACCGGCAAAGAACAAATTAATGGAGATGAGGATTATGCCCGTTTTTTAAGTGCCTATTACCATACCCACCAGGATCCTGACAAATTTTATGGCAGGGTAAAAGTTAACCAGGTAAAGCAGTTTGATAACGAGTACGGTTTCATCAACAAACGCCTGCCGGTTGAACGGGTAAACTACGCCGACGGCAGCAATTGGTATATTGAAACTACCTCATCAAAACTGGCTGCAAAAGTTGCAGGAATTGACAGGGCCGAAGGGCTTTCTTTTATATTTTTACACAAGTATTTCGGCATGACCTGGGCGGGTAAGGATATCCGCGACATAGTGAGTATGCTGGCCGCTTTAGGTGTGCTGGTAGTATCGTTGTTCGGGTTGGCCTCATTCATCAAAAACAAATAA
- a CDS encoding TonB-dependent receptor, with protein MKRYLILFITFILVKTLAFGQTTIQGTVTDANTHEAIAGASICNADAATGAKLGMTNAKGHFSINAQDVNRLKFAMVGYSARIIEVSAIKGQKLDVALEPSTVDLQPVVVTASREGQARQDAPIAISKINSTQIKDTKATALYQLLNKVAGVYMVNLGNEQHTMAIRQPITYNALYLYMEDGVPIRPTGIFNHNSLYEINMSGVKDIEVIKGPASSLYGSNSIGGAVNFITQGPPTGYAGNVSAQGDNYHYRRVDADGGFTQGKFGLYVGGYIAHQADSWQDYSDFDKYSANFKTTYDFSAKTKLTTSAAYNYLNTQTPGSLDSARFYDRSYGSNQRFTYRKVKSFRAGTRLDHQWDDKNSTFVTLFFRNNSTAQLPSYFISDVRDANGVYKSSNGQVNDQKFNSYGLLAQHRVDFDFLHSRLIGGVYMDNSPSSYYAQYLDITKDVANNYYTGFSNTGRYIDNYKIKLFNTAAYVQYEVKPTEALRIVGGLRYDRVHYNFNNEIPAGQTKYKQQETNNFNIVAPKLGLTYNMGNNKGFYANYSVGFQPPETGDLYSSRQLTQLKQATFDNYEAGGWFSAFNKKLYFELSVFDLEGHNEIINQLLPDNTTQNQNAGATRHRGIEYSLTVAPVKELTFRFSGTNAKHTYIEYSEVTTNYTTGTNTVTNYDGKRMNNAPAWVANSELTYKPQYLPGFRIATEWQHINQYYTNPANTKTYSGYDIYNLRLGYDIKSSILKGAGIWFNVLNLTNKLYATTVTSSQYGDTYNAAPPRTYTLGISYSFSKY; from the coding sequence ATGAAACGATATTTAATCCTATTTATAACTTTTATACTCGTTAAAACCCTGGCCTTCGGCCAAACTACTATACAAGGCACCGTTACAGATGCCAATACCCATGAAGCCATCGCGGGTGCATCAATTTGCAATGCCGATGCTGCTACAGGTGCAAAGCTTGGCATGACTAACGCCAAAGGGCACTTTAGCATCAATGCACAAGACGTTAACCGGCTTAAATTTGCCATGGTTGGTTACAGCGCGCGCATTATTGAAGTATCTGCCATAAAAGGCCAAAAACTTGACGTTGCCTTAGAGCCTTCAACCGTGGACCTGCAACCTGTAGTGGTAACCGCCAGCCGCGAAGGCCAGGCCAGGCAGGACGCCCCCATCGCCATCAGTAAAATCAATTCTACCCAAATTAAGGATACCAAAGCCACCGCCCTTTATCAGTTGCTGAACAAGGTTGCAGGTGTTTACATGGTGAACCTGGGTAACGAACAGCATACCATGGCTATTCGTCAGCCTATAACTTATAACGCACTCTATTTGTATATGGAAGATGGCGTACCTATCCGCCCTACAGGCATCTTCAACCATAACTCGCTGTATGAGATCAACATGTCGGGTGTTAAGGATATCGAAGTGATCAAGGGGCCTGCATCATCGCTTTATGGCAGCAATTCAATCGGCGGCGCGGTTAACTTTATTACCCAGGGACCGCCTACAGGTTATGCAGGCAATGTTTCTGCTCAGGGCGATAACTACCATTATCGCCGCGTTGATGCCGATGGTGGTTTTACACAAGGCAAATTTGGTTTATACGTTGGCGGTTATATAGCCCACCAGGCAGATAGCTGGCAGGACTATTCTGATTTTGATAAGTACTCGGCCAATTTTAAAACTACCTATGATTTCAGTGCCAAAACAAAGCTTACCACTTCAGCCGCCTATAATTACCTCAACACTCAAACCCCGGGTAGTTTGGACAGCGCCCGGTTTTATGACCGCAGCTATGGCTCCAACCAGCGTTTCACCTATCGCAAGGTAAAATCGTTTCGTGCCGGCACCCGCCTGGATCATCAGTGGGATGACAAGAACAGCACTTTTGTAACGCTTTTTTTCCGCAATAACTCCACTGCGCAGCTGCCGAGTTATTTTATATCCGATGTTCGCGATGCCAATGGCGTTTACAAAAGCAGCAACGGCCAGGTAAACGATCAAAAATTCAACAGCTATGGCTTACTGGCACAACACCGGGTTGATTTTGATTTTCTGCATTCACGGTTGATAGGCGGAGTTTACATGGATAACAGTCCAAGCTCATACTATGCCCAATATCTTGATATCACCAAAGATGTAGCCAACAACTACTACACCGGTTTCAGTAATACAGGCAGGTACATTGATAATTACAAGATCAAGTTGTTCAACACAGCGGCTTATGTCCAGTATGAAGTCAAGCCTACGGAAGCATTAAGAATTGTAGGCGGTTTACGGTATGACAGGGTTCATTACAACTTTAATAATGAGATCCCCGCCGGGCAAACCAAATACAAACAACAGGAAACCAACAATTTCAATATCGTTGCCCCCAAACTTGGCCTTACCTATAACATGGGTAACAACAAAGGTTTTTATGCCAACTACAGCGTAGGTTTTCAACCGCCGGAAACCGGCGACTTGTACAGCTCACGTCAGCTTACCCAGCTTAAACAGGCCACTTTTGATAATTATGAAGCGGGTGGCTGGTTTTCGGCGTTTAACAAAAAGTTGTATTTTGAGTTGAGTGTATTCGACCTGGAAGGCCATAACGAAATCATTAACCAACTGCTGCCAGATAACACTACCCAGAACCAAAACGCAGGTGCAACACGTCACCGGGGGATTGAATACTCGCTTACTGTGGCCCCGGTTAAAGAGCTTACCTTCAGGTTTAGCGGTACCAATGCCAAACATACCTATATTGAGTACAGCGAGGTGACCACCAATTACACCACCGGTACCAACACCGTAACCAACTATGACGGCAAACGTATGAACAACGCGCCGGCCTGGGTTGCCAACTCCGAACTTACTTATAAGCCGCAATACCTGCCCGGCTTCAGGATAGCAACAGAGTGGCAGCACATCAATCAATACTACACCAACCCCGCCAATACCAAAACTTACTCAGGTTATGATATTTACAACCTGCGTTTGGGCTATGATATAAAAAGCAGCATATTAAAAGGCGCAGGCATCTGGTTCAATGTGCTCAACTTAACCAATAAGCTTTATGCAACTACGGTAACCAGCAGCCAGTACGGCGATACTTATAATGCCGCGCCGCCACGTACTTACACCCTGGGCATCAGTTATTCATTTTCAAAATATTGA
- a CDS encoding putative Ig domain-containing protein, whose protein sequence is MKKIFTALLLLGGTYLGASAQDVQLNKGWKFAVGDSAQWSSPTFNDQNWQSIDVAHSWEPQGHPNYDGFGWYRIHVVIPSSLKEKAYLKDSLRLSLASVDDNDEVYLNGKLIAKYGGHSGTIKDGHYGPRTYSIPASDPAILWDKENVLAIRIYDTGGDGGIYGDNFSIAMADVMDHVTVNTDGDFTFQENNSLAKSVKLITTNKYQYEGTLAFKVTDPETGAVIYEKTNPANFTSGKPFTYSFVIARLAKKSYTIAYTFTDQKSGKEIVKTETTPYILTPYPSPRPKINGAEVYGARPGNPFLYLIPATGKKPLTYKAAGLPAGLTLDAKTGIITGVVSQKGDYPVTLTVTNNLGSKTKALTISISDKIGLTPALGWNSWNAWGLSVNDEKVKISAKEMSEKLSAYGWNYINIDDGWEAENRAADGAIVANSKFPDMKGLTDYVHSLGLHTGIYSSPGPRTCGGFLGSWQHEDQDAKTYADWGFDYLKYDWCSYSEVTPPHPDLPALKKPYEVMRTSLNKVNRDIMFSFCQYGWGDVWKWGAETGGNSWRTTGDIQDTWRSMSDIGFSQDPASPYAGPGHFNDPDMLVVGKVGWGPSLHNSRLTYDEQYTHISLWSLLSAPLLIGCDMGHLDRFTLSLLTNDEVLAIDQDALGKGARQASKTDEQQIWVKELTKGEKAIGFFNTSDKYQTVNLDVTDKLLKGFTKARDVWEQKYLIAVNHKYTFKIPPHGVKLIRAM, encoded by the coding sequence ATGAAGAAAATTTTTACCGCATTGCTATTGTTGGGTGGTACGTACTTGGGCGCTTCGGCACAGGATGTTCAGCTTAACAAAGGCTGGAAATTTGCTGTGGGTGATTCTGCCCAATGGTCGTCCCCAACTTTTAACGATCAAAACTGGCAAAGCATTGATGTCGCCCACTCCTGGGAACCGCAGGGACACCCTAATTACGATGGCTTCGGCTGGTACCGTATCCACGTAGTGATCCCTTCATCGCTTAAGGAGAAAGCCTATTTAAAGGATAGTCTTCGCTTAAGCCTGGCCAGTGTTGACGATAATGACGAGGTATACCTGAATGGAAAGCTGATCGCTAAATATGGTGGCCACAGCGGAACCATTAAAGATGGCCATTACGGGCCGCGCACTTATAGTATCCCGGCTTCAGATCCTGCAATTTTGTGGGATAAAGAAAATGTGCTGGCCATCCGTATTTACGATACCGGGGGCGACGGTGGTATTTACGGCGATAATTTTTCTATTGCCATGGCCGATGTAATGGATCACGTTACGGTTAATACCGATGGCGATTTTACTTTCCAGGAAAATAATAGCCTGGCCAAATCAGTTAAATTGATTACGACCAATAAATACCAGTACGAGGGTACTTTGGCCTTTAAAGTTACCGACCCTGAAACGGGTGCGGTGATCTACGAAAAAACAAACCCTGCAAACTTTACCTCCGGAAAGCCTTTCACCTATTCGTTTGTTATAGCCCGGTTAGCTAAAAAATCATATACCATTGCTTATACTTTTACAGATCAAAAATCGGGGAAGGAGATTGTTAAAACAGAAACTACACCTTATATCCTTACGCCTTATCCATCGCCCAGGCCAAAAATTAACGGAGCCGAGGTTTACGGTGCAAGGCCGGGTAACCCTTTCCTTTACCTGATCCCGGCAACCGGTAAAAAGCCGCTTACCTATAAAGCCGCGGGCTTGCCTGCAGGCTTAACGCTTGATGCTAAAACAGGTATCATTACAGGTGTGGTAAGCCAAAAGGGAGATTATCCTGTAACGCTTACGGTTACCAATAACTTAGGCAGCAAAACCAAAGCGCTTACCATTAGCATTAGTGATAAAATTGGACTTACTCCCGCGCTTGGCTGGAACAGCTGGAATGCCTGGGGCTTGAGCGTTAATGATGAAAAGGTAAAGATCTCGGCTAAAGAAATGTCGGAGAAATTAAGTGCTTATGGCTGGAACTATATCAATATCGACGATGGCTGGGAGGCGGAAAACCGTGCTGCCGATGGCGCCATCGTAGCTAACAGTAAGTTTCCGGATATGAAAGGTTTAACTGATTATGTACACAGCCTTGGCCTGCATACGGGGATTTATTCATCGCCTGGTCCGCGCACCTGCGGCGGCTTTTTGGGCAGCTGGCAGCATGAAGATCAGGACGCCAAAACTTATGCCGACTGGGGTTTTGACTATTTGAAATACGACTGGTGCTCCTACTCGGAAGTTACCCCACCGCATCCCGATCTGCCTGCGCTTAAGAAACCATATGAAGTAATGCGCACCTCTTTAAATAAGGTAAACCGCGATATTATGTTCAGTTTTTGCCAGTACGGCTGGGGTGATGTTTGGAAATGGGGTGCCGAAACCGGCGGTAACAGCTGGCGTACCACCGGCGATATTCAGGATACCTGGAGAAGCATGAGCGATATTGGCTTTAGCCAGGATCCCGCTTCGCCTTACGCCGGTCCGGGACATTTTAATGATCCGGATATGCTGGTGGTGGGCAAAGTAGGCTGGGGGCCAAGCCTGCACAATAGCCGTTTAACTTATGATGAGCAATATACCCACATCAGTTTATGGAGCCTGCTGTCTGCGCCGCTGTTAATCGGCTGCGATATGGGGCACCTGGACAGGTTTACGCTTAGCCTGTTAACGAATGATGAAGTACTGGCTATTGACCAGGATGCTTTAGGTAAAGGTGCAAGACAGGCTTCTAAAACAGATGAGCAGCAGATTTGGGTAAAAGAGCTTACCAAAGGCGAAAAAGCAATAGGTTTCTTTAACACATCTGATAAATATCAAACCGTTAACCTGGATGTTACTGACAAGCTGTTAAAAGGCTTTACCAAAGCACGCGACGTTTGGGAACAGAAATACCTGATAGCGGTTAACCACAAATACACTTTTAAAATACCACCGCATGGTGTAAAGCTTATCCGGGCTATGTAG